CTCATTGAGCAGATTCTTGTTCATTTCCACTAGCTCATGATCGTTGCCGATTTCCGTTTCCGGCAGTTCCAACTCCGTGATGTCAACGGAGGCGTATTTGGGCTTGAGCTGATCGATATACTGATTGCCATCGCCCAGCGGGCGCAAATCGGGGTGGTAGAGCACGCGCCCATTATTATCGACGATAAACGAATACCCATTCGGTCCCAGCTTGTGTTGGGGTATGACCTTGCGTATCTCTTCGATGGGCACATCGGTGCCCACCACGCCCAGCAGATTGGCAACGCGCACCGAATGGTTTCGTCTATCGAAGACCGGAGTTGAAACTGTCGTAACCAGGCGTCGCTGGTACTCCGAGTCCCGGCCCAGGCCGCCAGACTTGCCGGCCACAAACACGGGACTCCAGTGCACCGGATGATCCGCCTGATACATGATCATCGGCCGCGCCATCACCAAGGCGTAGTCGATTACTTTGCGACGCGCCTCCTCGTAATCATTGATCTGGACGAAGAAGCCCTTGTTGGAGCAGGCCATGTCGTGCAGGTTGCTCCGGCTGCTCGAGTCGCTGCCAATCAGATATGTGAAGATTCTCACCGGCATATGCGGCCAGTTGTACTGCTTGATGATGTCCTTGTGCGACTCCGAAGTGCTCTCCGTGATCAGCATGATGGCCTGGTTGCACTGACTCCCCGAGCCGGATTGATTGTACTAAGGGATGGTTAGCGGATTAGCTGTTTAGCGGCTTCCTAGAACATCACACAGAGAGAGGAAGACTGGTTACCTTGTGCAGCAAACTGAAGGCATACTCCAGGCCAGCTGTAAAGTTGGCCGTGTCCTGCAGCTTGATGGCCTTCACCGCGGACTTTATCTCCTGGATGTTGTCCGGTGTGGCACGAACCATGCGATCCTTGAAGCATGGCACGGGCGCCTTCACAACCTCCGAAAATGTGATCAGGTTGACAAAGTCATCTTCTCCGAGGGTATCCAGAATGTTGAAGGCCGTGGCCATGCCAAGATCAAAGGACTTCTCCGACATGCTAGACGAGGCGTCCAATAGAATCATCTAAGAGGCAGGGAATATTAGGCATTCAGTCATGGCTTCGTTGGATAGAGGCTACTCACAATATCCTTGGGCGAGGAGGCGGCCTGGACGAACCAGTTGTGGGTGCGAAAGTCGTGGATGAGCTTGCTGCCCTTGGAACCCTCGGGGGGCCAGGCCGTGCCCGGGAAGCGACGCAGGAAGCCCGACGATGAGCCAAAGTATTGCCATGACAATGCCGGATCTTGCTCTAAGTTGTTCTGGAACAGTGGGTCCAAATGGGCGCTCCACTGCAGTGCCGACTTCACGTCCGCCTCATCCAGATCGACGCCGTGCGGCACCAGAATCGAGCTTAGACTGAGATTGACCGGGAGGCGTTCGAAGCGTCGCATGAACCGTATATCCATATGACGGGCTCCGTCCGCCAGCTTGCCATCGGCATTATACTCGTTGATACGCCTCGCATCGTAGTGTTGCTGCTGTCCCCCCAGGGGCCCCTCTGCCTGGCCCTGGCCGTCCATCTCGGAGAGGGCCGCCTGCTCGGCCGAGTCCATCAGGCGCTGAGAATAGGaaaggaaacgaaacgaaacgatgTTGTTGGCATTACTCGCTCTCGCTCCCATCAATCTGTATAAATATTTTTCCTTTACATTCCGGACCTTGCAGGGGCCTTGCAGGCGGGAAAGTTGGGCAAGTTTtcccgctttatgcaatttaTTCTGTTGCTCAAGTCTTAAATTGCACAAAGCGGAGAAGAGTTTGCTTTACTTCGTTTTTGCTTTCTTTTAACCAACTTTTAGttgcgagtgtgtgtgagcGTGAGTTTGAGTGTGTGCTGGTGGGTTGGGTGGAGTGTAATTCAAAGTACTGAGAAATCAGCAGGGGAATATCGAGAATGCACAGTGTCCaaccagcccagcccagcccagcccagcccagaaGATCTTTCAGTATTTTTGTTGGAGCAATAGAGATTTCAGATACTGAGTCAGTGGGCCATACTTTCAGGCGTAAAAATATAATTCTACAGGCATGTCCGTGATTATTGTCCGACTTCGACTTCCAACGTCCATTGGGAAAGTTTTGCTAGTGCTCAGCATAACGATTTCGAATATCAATTTTAACATGAATTTCTTGATTGTGTGTTCAATTTACGGTTGTTATTATCCAGTATTTTTGCAGATATTTCCAAAAAGAATATAATAGAATTTTGAGTGAAAAACATAAAGGTCCTCAACAGAGGCTCTATCTTAATCTTCTCCCACTGATTTGGCTTGTTCTCGAAATGCGTTTCGCAACTTTAACTTTGGGCCCACTGTATGCTCGTTTATAAGACACAAACAAGAACTTTAGCTGCAGCGAAATTAGACTCAAAGgcgggctggggctggggcttgGGCTGGGCTGCCGGGGCAGACTCCTGGCTCCAAACGAGGACAAACACCTGCAGTCATAGACACTGGGGATGTGCGAGTCGCTCTTTCCTCACTGCACCTGAAGATGCTGCAGAGTAGAGTCAGGCTGCCATGCTGCCGAGCTGCATGTGGGTGCATTGAAATAGTTCAACTACTTTTGCACAATGGCAAaggcaaaactaaaaaaaaaaaggaaaagcaaaagcaaagacataagaagtaaaataaaaatgcTTAAGCTTGAAGCTCACGGGTATAGAAGAGACCCAGTCCAGGCGGAGTCTGAAGAAGATTTCAATGTAAATTGGCTGCCGTTGGCCAAACGCTGGCACCACGGGAATGTGTCAGCGGCTTAGACAAATGGCCACAGACTGGAGGATGGCTAAGAGGCAGacctccgactccgactccatctccaactccaactccggGGAAAGAAAGTTGTTGCATTGAAAACTTTTTTTTAGGTGAGCGCCACTCAGCCCTCAGCTGTCGACTCTCGACTCTCGACTCTCGACTCCCGACTCCCAAAGTTATTTGCACATTTTTCGAGCGTTCAAATTAGTTAAGGAGACTTAAAGTTTGGCCAAAAGGTGTTGAGTAGCAAGCTAGTTAAGGCATTAAATAATAAACACTGCCAAAAGTGAGTCAATAGAATAGAGAGAGCCCTGAGAGCGGGACTGTGTGGGAGTTGCACTTGTTTAAGATGGataaggggggggggggacgaAGCACTGCGATAGAAGTTGCTCTTTGGGTATCCTTGGTATCTGCTCTGCAAAGGAAGGAGCTCCGTTGTCATGGTGAAAAGCAGGCAAAAGGTAGGTGAAGCTGTTACAGAGTAGTTACTCAAGTTGGGCGATTTAGTTGCAGCAGGAAGTTGAAAACTAAGCCGCAACTACTCTGCTTAaggtatacatacatacacaatACTTAATCCCCGCCTCCCCATCGTAGAGTTCTGCAATCCAAGCACTCATGATTGGCAGAAAAAATTCATAGATACATTTCTGTTTGCAAGGTTCTATATCCATAAGTATTCCAACATTTGTAGTCGTTTTGTCTAACATTCTGTATTCCGTACATAACATCGAAAAGAACGAAGATCGAAAGAAACAAAACGGAACAGAGAAGCAAGCAAAACATGGTCTTGTACGAGTATTATGATATATTtcttgtactgttttttacaATATTATGCACTTATGGACTCCAAGTCCAGACAAAGGTCGGGGCAGCCTAACAGAAAAGAAAACCGGAGAAGGGAGGCAACAAAAAAGTGTCTCCGGCACAGAAAGGGTTGCGTGAATGGATGGTGATAGGCGGGGAATGGGCGTCGAATGGGCgtcgaatgggaatgggaatgggaccAGAGACCGTGAGCAATGCCCTTTCGCACACAATTCTCGTTTGACACCAGCTGCCTTCTTTGCCCGTTCGTTCGTCTGTGCAGCTGTCGACATCTTAACATTCAAAAGCCAACAATGACAACGACAACGATGGCAGCGACAGGGACTGGGACTAGGACTGAGACTGGGGCTAGGGCCAAGACTGGGACGACCTGCTCAAATGTCAGCGGTACAGTGTCTGGGCTCTGCCGGAATTAGCAAAATGCAGCTACTTGCACGCAATTTGTTTGCAAGACATATGaaagaggaggagcaggagcaggggcaggaAAAGGAGCGTGGGGACTCTGGGCGTTGGCTGGAGCAACAGCCCCAAAGGATGCTGTGAGAAAAAATGTTGAGGAAAACGAACTCACATTGACCATTTGCCAAGTGAAAAGAGCCatggccaaagccaaagccaaagccagccGAGTGATTTTCCACCCTCTGTTATTTCTCTGCTTCGGGGTAATGCAAGATGTGTGTTTAAGCAACGATTTCCGTCTGGCTGAGACTTTTCTTTTCGGCTCTTTCCGTTTTTTTGTCTGTTCAATATATTTGCCGTCTGAATGGACGTGCCAAATGTTGAGGCAATAagttttgtagccaaaagagAAATTTATATTACGTTTTAATATCACTTTAGCTAAGTATTTGACGCTTTAACGGTGGCACTCCCTCCCCCAAAGAATGGATTTCTGGGTTGAGATATTTCACCTCCTTATTAGACCCAGTGAACTGCGACCCCTCGCAACTGTATCCTAGTGAAGCATCTGATTCTAAGGGACAGGGACTGACATCAAGTGGCAGCACCTGTCCCGGTGCGCCCTGCCTGGGGTCTGGCCCGTTCTTTTCTGCTGGGGTCTGCTGGGTATTTTTAGCTCCAAGTGTGACAGACCGAGCTGCAGCGACACATTTGCACCCGCATTTGATGCGGTCTACTTTAAGGATTATTAACACCTTTTTACCTAAGCCAAAGCGGAACTCAACTCTTCCTTGTGGCTGGTACCTACTTACTCTTTGGCTTTTTAGTTCTGTGGAAAAGATTTTGCAATCCCCTGGACACCTAAGATTGTTTTTCTTAGCTTGGATTGTGCGGTGGAAGCCACAAGCCTCCATGTAAATCTGATTTCCACGAGTATAGAATAGTTTTTGCTGTTTAATTTTAGCCAAGCGAAATCTGTAGGGAAGCAGATTTTACGCCGAAGAATAGCAAAACTCAGCTAATTATACTTCCATCATATTATTATCCTGCAATAAATGTATGCCTCGAAGGTGCTAGTCTTATGCGAGCTAACATACCATCCAGAGGGTCTTTATTCGCTACGAAATCCACTGACACGACCCAACCCAAAGTAGCTGCGATTGCAACGCTGCACAAATGTCACCATTTGGAGCTGCCATCTTCGCGATCTGCGTATTTTTCCTCGCTACTTTCTGGTAGGACAGGGCAAGGCAAATGCTTTTAGTGTGAAGACATTTGCTTGCCACGTTGTTGCATGTTTCTATTTAAGAGACTCGCAGAGCTTTTCAGTACGCCcgatacacacacacgcacacctaCTTTCCTACATCTATCAAGAAGTATCTATCTATCTGGCTATGTATCTATCTATGCATCTATCTATGCATCCAtctactctctctctctctctgcctaaCTGCCGTTGCCCTCTCCCTTGCACAATGTCAACGTCAAAGTGCAAGTGGCATTATAGCAAAGAAGTCAACAGTGAACAGGAAGGCTGCTTGGGTGGTTGGGTCGTTGGGTGGTTGTGAGTGGGCAGGATGAAAAGGAAAAggaccaaagcagagacataGACAGAGAATGACGGAAGAGGGGAAACTGTGTGACAGCAGAGGTTGGAGGGGGGCACAGACGTTTTCCTTTTTTGCCATTAAATGCAATTTTAAAGTCAATTTTAACTCGAAACCGAACGCAAATAAATGCTGTCAGCAACAGGACACGGGGCACAGGACACAGCTATTAGTGAGAGTGGACTCAGACGGGAGAAGAGGGGAGACAGTGGAGAATGTAAAAGCGGGAGAGAGCGAGATAGAGTGCAGGTTGTAGGTTGCAGGTTGCCCGTTGCCGGTTGCACGGGGCAACAACTGAGTTAAAACAGCATTGACAGGCGTTGATAGAAATCGAATTAGTGCAGGCATTTGCTACACGTTGCAACATCAGCGAGCGCGACAGAGAGGGAGTGCACAAATTATTACGCATACGTCACGTGAACACGAACAGAAAGTCGAGCTCGTGTCGGAGAGGTACTGGAGCAGAGGCCGGGCAAAATGATATGCGTGTGGCATCTGCAGCTACCTTTATGTTTACAGGCAATTAGCATTTTAATGCCGCACCAAACAAAAGGCAACGGCAGGTGCCCAAGCGAATGATACGAGGGCGATGAAAGGCGGGAACCGGCATCCTATAGAGAGCAAAATGAATACGAAGCATGGGTATGACGTTGATGGAGGTGAATGCGAGTGGCAATGTTAAAGCAGAACAGGGCTGCCCTGAACAGGGCTGcccagaacagaacagaaagaACAGAGCCAAGGGGCACAAGGTGCAGGGGCCATCAGGTGCTTGCCTGGTCGCGCACGAGTTGGTTTTCATTATTTTTCATGTTCGACATGAGCGCAAATTGCCGGCAACAGGCGGGATGGGCGGGTAAGGAAGTGTTATAGAGCCACACCAGCTCCAGTTGAATGAATTGAATGTGATAACGTTCTCAAGATACATTTTATAAGTGACTTCCAAACTATAAGCCGGCCAAgataattttgttttttgaaCACCTCACATGTACATAATAATATTTATTGTAAATATAGATTTTTATTGCACACGTCATTTATTGCTAGGAATTTAAATATTGGTTTCACATAGACGTACTGGACACAACACAAATTATATTAGGTCGGGACTGAGATTAGGAAATGGCTGTTATCCACTTCTTTGATGCTGCCTCTCGACGCAGTCGAAGAGGCCATTCAAATTGTGCAGATCAATGACGATATTGCCGTTCCTGGCATATAGTCCTCCGTTGCATCCCTGCGGCGCTGCCACACAGCAGGCCACACACAAACAGGCCACCAACAAAAGCAATACGAAGGTCTTTGAATCCATTTTCAGGCTGTAGAACTGTTCGTCTCAATAGGCAAAACACAACTGGTCGCTCAGGTGACTAATGGACGAGATTATATGTGAACTTAATCGAATCGGGAGAATCCCACACTCAAGCCCGAGCCTAAGAATACTTCATGTATTACGCAGATAAGCGActtatgcatatgtatgtactcgtATAATGGCACGAATATATTATATTGATCAACTGACAGGCGGAAAAACAGGTCAAAGTATTGCATTAATCGCTCGGCTTAACAGCTCGGCTCTCAACATTCCGAGGAGGAATTTCCAGATTAAAATTATGACTGACTGGCTTTCTTCTTTATTACTTTTTGTATTAAATGCATATAAATTATCAAGAAATATTATTGCTCATCTGTGAACAACCAGCACAACAGAAGACCGATAATACACCAAAGCTGAGAACTTCTCTCTAAGCCCCTTCTGAGCGGCGCCACTGGCCTGTCAATCCACTTATTGCTAAGCGTTCAACGAAACCTGTATCTTTCTTACATGATTATTATAAGGTGGGCAGATCCCACTAAGGTGTTCGACATATATATTTTGTGCGCAGAAGCATATGGGAAATTCTTTACGTCATTCTGGGAATTGTGTGCCTTGAGTACGAAAAGTTCATTCTATCGGATCGGGTTTATATGGTAGAGAACTTCAAAACGTAATCCGCTCTGGTCTCCTGGAGCAAAAATGACTCAAATAGCTGTCGAAAGGTGGGTAATAGTAGGGCCAGTACATTTCAGTCCAAGATACGCTTTTACTATACCTTATCTTTAAAGAGGTAAAATACTCTGACCAAAGGGCATACCTTTGGCATGAAAAGGTATGTATGTCTAGATATAGCAATGTCCGTCTGCTTATATTCGAACTCAGTCTTGAATGCATCTCAACGAAAGTTTGAATACATCCCTCTAAGAAAATGAAATCCATATATACCGTTTCTGATTGGAAAACTGCAAGGGTATATATGTAAGCTTCGGCACGCTGGTTCCCTACCGGTTTTAATATTATGTGGAACTGACTTCCTTATCTATACAAATACCACGATCAGGCCCTGTCTATTTCTGTACTAGGAATGACTGGGGACTAGGAGCTATTTTTTTGAGCTGAGCTCTACCGGGGCAGGGTGATGCCGCTTCTCCTTGTGGCGATCAAAAATTCTGTGGAAGCCGTTGTGAAAACGATTTCCGAAGTAGCATGTAGCATAATTTGGTAGTGCTTTGTTCTGCTCTGCGGTGCCATTTTCTCAGAAATTTTTCATCTACGTACGAGTACCAGCCTCGGTAGGGATACACACCATACGAtattctttatttatttatttattttctatcTGACCTCTAACGACGACTCTAGAATTGAGTACGAGTATGCGGGAAAATGTAAGCCGACGCAGCCAAAATGGAGAGTGGACCCCCCTGTAAGGGAGGGTCTTCGCATGGGATTTGCTTTTATCTCGTTTTCCCTCGTCCTGAGGTTCAAGTTTCTGGCTCAGCGATGACCCACCGGAGACGTGCTCTGCTGTCCGTCTGCGTGTAGGTGAGGGCAAGGTGGCCAAAAGGTGTGTGTCCGTCTGTGTTGGCCATTTCATAAATGTTTCAAACATTTCCCGGTCAATCTTATATTTGGCCAAACAACAAAAGCCAGGCCAGAATGGTCGTTGCTCACTTTCCGGCTTGGCTCTTTTGGGTCTGcttttttctatattttttttctgcCTTCTACCAACAGGAGTTGTCTGGCCAGTcgctgattttgttgttggctGTTTTTGAAGTTGCCACGtctgtggctgttgttgtagttgttgcttttgccgttgccgttgccgttgctgttcaTGTGGGTTGATTTTTAATTAATGGTGCTTCGTATGCGTTTTGCGTCAGGGCCAAAAACTTCCGGCCACCAGATGGGAGGAGAGGaaggacagcagcagcagcagcagtgagCCAAAGGGACAGCATCTGCGTATGCTCTGTACTATTCTCGTATGGTATGTGTGAGCGTGTTCTCCGCAAGAAACCGTttgcaaaaacaaacaaaccaaacgaaacgaaacccaCAAAAAATACGCATACAAAACCAATTTAATCGATATTTTGCGGAAATcataaaaaattatttatgTATATCCACGCACTTGGCAACACGGCTAGGACCGGGACCGGGATCAGGACCAGAGCCAGGCCTCGCATTAAATTTGCCCTCATGCGTTGATTATAACATTTAATTGTTACGCTGGGCCTTATTAATGATGACTGTACGTGTTGTTTGCTCGATTCTCTCCCTCAAGTTGTAAATAATTtcataattaaattaaatggaATTAAATTAAGGCGAGATATTGATGCAGTGGGGCATACGAAACAATTTACCATTCGCGAGAGAGAGGAAAACTTTCCGCCAGATGAATGATGTTAGGGAGAGAGGGAAATGGAGCTAAGGAGACACTTTGCCAGAACAATCAATCAAAATGCTGCgccaaaaaaacagaaaatcGCTTAAGTGAAGAGCCATTGGCATTTATAGGCCCAAACAGTGGGTCGAGAGCAGTCGCAAACGCTGCCAAAATAAACCAAAAGGGCAAATTAAAATCTGTAATGCCGAAAACAGAAACTACATTTCTTATAGATGTAAGAGATTTGATTTCAAAATTCAACTAGAAATGGTCGCTTTCGAATAGATGGCCTATTCACATCATCCATTCATCAGAGACTGAGATAGATGAGTCCAAGGACAATATTTTAGTGAGACTACTAATTAGCATTAAATTTTTCTGATCTtttgaacattattaattttatttgcTTAAATTCCAAAAATTATATTAAGTCTCTGTTCCGAGTAACTAGACGACAGCGACAGGTCTTATCAGCATAATATGAGTTCTGAGTTCTATAAAAGCCGGAGAAAAGACTCGAGTGGATCAGTGCGTTTCGGAAATCTTCGCCAGCAATGTCACGAATCGAAGCTCTAGTTCCTATATTAATCCTGGTATTGGCCGCAGCAGGAGTTCTTGGGAAGAACTGTGGCAACTCCCGGAACAAAGAATGTGTGCCGCGAATTTTGTGCGACAACGGATCAGTCATCAGGGATGGACGTGCactgttctcatatcgatcgTTGTTGGCAGGCAATGAGGGCTGCGATACCACCGATATCTGCTGCTCCATCACAAATAAGGTAAGTCCACAAAATCATTTCATTGATCGATCCGAGGCTAGGGCGTTCTTGAGAGTATCACTTGATGACTCTTTCAGGTTTCTACCCCCATAGTCGACTTAGAGGTGGCCGCTCCAACCGAATGTGGACACCGAAACGAAAATGGTCTGCACTACACTATGACCGAGGCAGCAGATGTGGCCCAGATGGGTGAATTTCCCTGGATGGTGGCTCTGCTACTCAAGTCGGATGAATCATATATTGGTGCTGGAACATTGATTGGATCTGACGTAGTCCTTACGGCCGCCCATGTCGTGGCGAATTTCCAACCAGGACAGCTTCTCGTCAGGGCTGGTGAGTGGGACTTTAAAATTGAGACTGAATTGCACCGGCATGTGAATGTCGATGTTCGGCTCATCGAATGCCATCCGGACTTCAAAACATCGACTGGAGGGAGCAATCTGGCACTGCTCTTCCTGAGTAAGAAACTAAGGACACAGATCCACATCTGTCCCGCGTGTCTGCCAAGAGCGGACAGGAGTTTCGACCACAGCAGATGCTTTGTCAGCGGCTGGGGCAAGAAGACGTTTGAATCCGACTCCTACATGAACATATTGAAGAAAGTTGAGGTGCCCGTGGTGGGTCGTGAACTGTGCCAACAACAACTGAGACGATCTATCCTGGGACCCTACTTTACGATCGACTCCAGCTTAATTTGCGCAGGCGGCGAACGGGGCAAGGACGCGTGTACGGGCGATGGCGGAGCCGCATTGGTCTGTCCTCTGGCCAACGATAAAAACCGCTATGAACAGGCTGGCATCGTCAATTGGGGCG
The sequence above is a segment of the Drosophila miranda strain MSH22 chromosome 4, D.miranda_PacBio2.1, whole genome shotgun sequence genome. Coding sequences within it:
- the LOC108163861 gene encoding uncharacterized protein LOC108163861, whose amino-acid sequence is MDSKTFVLLLLVACLCVACCVAAPQGCNGGLYARNGNIVIDLHNLNGLFDCVERQHQRSG
- the LOC108163859 gene encoding phenoloxidase-activating factor 2-like, whose translation is MSRIEALVPILILVLAAAGVLGKNCGNSRNKECVPRILCDNGSVIRDGRALFSYRSLLAGNEGCDTTDICCSITNKVSTPIVDLEVAAPTECGHRNENGLHYTMTEAADVAQMGEFPWMVALLLKSDESYIGAGTLIGSDVVLTAAHVVANFQPGQLLVRAGEWDFKIETELHRHVNVDVRLIECHPDFKTSTGGSNLALLFLSKKLRTQIHICPACLPRADRSFDHSRCFVSGWGKKTFESDSYMNILKKVEVPVVGRELCQQQLRRSILGPYFTIDSSLICAGGERGKDACTGDGGAALVCPLANDKNRYEQAGIVNWGVGCGVENIPAIYTNVALFREWIDMKIAEKSISSGNFDTASTVSLGTGSEGKPVIFESTRGSISSSATTSRVESTGSGVIGGIGGICGSGGIGGIGGIGGIGSIGSSSHGDMNNLSNNSKEPAMIPI